TTTAATTTGTCAGTCTTATTTCAAGTGGGGTGCCTAAAACTGCCCACAATACTCCAGTCCTAACTTGAGTGGAATGAAGAAATTGTGGCTAGTGCACACTGAATGAAGTAATTGTGGTGGTGGGTGCAccatctctggagacattccaggccaggctggatgtagttctgggcaacctgatctagttgaagatgttcctgctcattgcagggggttggattAGATGGGcttcccttccaaaccaaactattctatgattcaacaAATGCTTCCAAACTGCTTAACTATCATTTTCTAacatgtaaacattttttaagtatttgcaCAGTCTTTTAATTTTCACGGGCTTAGCAGCCCGTTTTACTAGTATCTCTCTTGCTGTCTTTACTGGCCACCTCAATTCCTTCATCTTTTCTCGAAGCAGCCCTTTGAGCGATTGAATGTCTCTGAGTTTACCTTTTTCTACTTTCCCCTCTACACTAAGAAAATAGACAAGAGTTAATAGTTAAtagttggactcgatgatcttaagggtcttttccaacctaaatgattctatgatgctatcATCTTCAGGAAAAGCCTATGAAATTTAGCCAGTTTCAAAGATAGCAAGCATCTGGATTGGGAGCGCAAGATTGCTTTTCAGAGTCACTATATAGATAATTTAACACTAGGTATAAGGCTTTCCCTAGTTCAGTTAGTGGAAGAAAAAGTTGTTAAAAGACTACAGTATGGTATGACTTGATAAAGGAAAGCCATTTCCACTGCAAAGAGACAGACTGCTTTCCAGATGTTAGAATTTGCAAAACCAATTCATCTGAGCCTCCTCAAAATACATACTTTTAACTTGCCAAATACCATTTTGTATGGTCAATTATATATAGAAAAGGGTTtaaaaaggcacaaaataaaacattgtaCCATATGTTAATGCTgtgttgtcatggtttaaccccaacTGCCAACTAAGTCCCACACAACTGCTTGTTCACACCGCAGCCagtgggacagggaggagaattggaaaaagggTAAatccatgggttgagataagaacagtttagttatttaaataaagtacaatataatactacaactgataataatgaaaagggaaataacagaaggagaaagataaaactgaaaaaaacccaaccccaaaacaaaccagaaactgacaaacaacagtgatgcacagtacaattgctcagcaTCCGCTGCAGAAGGATTAACTCTGGAAGTTAATTCTgaagtttctgaagaaaatgaactctgttacagctgaaaccaggacatatGTCCTCTGAATGCTCAGAATTGGAAAGTACAAGATTTTTACCCCTAACAGAACAGAGATTGAAGGCAGCAAGTCATTTCATCACATACAGTAGCATACCTAAGATAAATCTATGTTATTGTATATGCCAGTTTACAGAAATGTAAGTGTAAAAATATTCTGAGTCAAACAGCAGCTGAGTTCTTGCACCAATCTTGACTTGGACCATAGCCCTTGAGTGTCTTATTTGTCTCTAATCTTAACAATTTGCCATTTCATTTTTAgccaaataaaatttaaaacattttgctacaatagttctttcttttctctcctttataAAATTGTTTCTTAAACTTGAAACTCTATCAGCTGTCCtttaattgttattttctaAAAGGTGCTTAAACCAGCATGTTCTTTTGGTGgtttgcataaaaaaaaaaaagacccaagaCAAAACAAATTGTCCAATGACaaactatagaatcatagagtggtttgggttggaagggacattcaaagctcatctagtccaactcacatgcaatgagcagggacatcttcaactagatatgagtttatataatttatatatctCCACTACTAGTGTTACTAACAGCCGTGTGCCTTATTCTTGAAAGCTCCTGGAAGAATATCCTGTTTCTctttaaatcagatttttaattttcaaagaaattgtttgtgtttgaatatttcagaaataccaaACTTTCAACTTGTTCTCCAGGAGCCTCAGCAAGGAGCTGTGATGgtcacagaaaatgcaaagcaggTAATTATTAAGCTGCTGAAAtaagctaaaattaaaataggtCAAGGACTGGTCTTAAAACAGCTAAGCTGTTGTGGCCTTTTTTAACAATCCTCTTTGGAAGGTTATTATTAACTGGATTAATGATGAAAGATAGAAATAGCTTCCAAATACTGCTTGTACTATCTTCTGATCAGATTGTACTTCCCTTTGCCTGCTGTGTGGAATTCCTGTGTCCTTCATCCACCCAATCCATATTCATGCTATTTTCTGCCTCTTATGAGGCAGTTCTTCAGCAAAACCGTAGGCTAAACTAAGGTAAAtctcaggaaataaaattcCAAAGGTTCAGCAGCCATTGTAGGATGGCAGCCAACCCTATCCATTCCCACTGCCTTGATGGGGATCTGGCAGACTGACTGGAGCAAGCCGAGTTCTCTTTAAGTGGGAGACAACTAGACTCTGTTAGTATTCTTCCATTGTGAACAGCTGCAGGTACAATCACAGTCAGTCTGTTGGTGAGAACAGTGCAGGGTTACAtacctgctgctttgctttataCCCAGTCAGCACGGTGATGGAGATGACTGCCTCTGTATGTCTTTGGTAAGAACTTGTAGAATTGTTAGCTTAGAGCAAGGCCTGGGCTCTTTCCAGACTGCTCCACTCTGTTCCAACCTGCCagcagggggaagaaaatgctgtgttttgtctaCTATATTTCTCTCCAACAAAGAGTTAATAGTATATATATTACTGTGAAGTATTAGGGCAAAAGTTGAAATTTGGGACTTATGTTGGAACTGGAGAAGGCATTTTGAGTCAGGTCATTCTGCTTGACTTCAGACCGTTATATTCCAGCTGCCTGTAGTTGAGGTTGTAAGCTAAGAGATCAACGGGTACACTCACACATCCATGCAGATGCGGTCTTTTCAAGGGCAGATATGAGCCTTTGAGCTATTTTCTAGAGCCCCTTTTATAGACAGTGGAGGTAATGGGTTCTTTAGCATATGATTCACTTAGTCCAAGGTGGGTGTTGAAAATGGGTGTCGTGGTTGagacccagccagtaactcggcaccacacagctgcttgctcgcCCGCTTCCCTAGGTGGAATGGGGAGgggaatcagaagaatgtaaaacccatgggtggaaataagagcagtttaataactaaagtacaatataatactactactactactaatgataatgataagggaacTAACAAGGggaaactaaaaggggaaaggaaaaatgaagaataacCAGCAGGGATGCctaatacaattgctcagcacccactgaccaataccaagcccgacctgagcagcaatctgtcCCTTCCGGGTAACTACTCCCAGTTTCTATCCCAGCATGACGTGGAATATGGAATATCTGTTTGGCTAgtctgggtcaggtgtcctgtctcttaTCCCTCCTGGCTCAAAGAGTCAATGATTTCAACCCTGGAATTGTCCATTTCAATGTCTTAATTACAAAAAGAGCGTAGCTAAATAGCTTGCATGTAAGAATTTACACTTGGACACCTATATTGTGCACTTCTGCATCTTACCCATGACTTTAGGCCAAGATACATGTGGATCCAAACCTGGTTCAGGGGTTTGGGTCATGTGCACAAGTTATTTCGATGCATACAATGCATTCCATTTCAGTGCTTGGAGCTTGCAAAGGCAAAGTGCTCTAGAAATTTGGGTTAGCGATTTCCTTCTGACCTGTTAGTGCCTTGGACTTATATTCTAGGTATTTACAGCAAAAGTAAATTCTGAAcgcttcattttgttttcagtctttccATCATTGGGCTgggtaggggtttttttacttgctttttttgGAGTGGGAGTGAGTAGCTTTTTTTAGGGACACTTTACTTAGTTCTGACTTGTAGTCTTTTTGTATTCTATTTCAAACCCTTTCCCACAGAAGTAGTACTAACAATGCCAATTGTTTGGTGTGGTGAAAGCCAGCGTGTGTTGGGAACTAGCCAGAAATACTGCTGTTCAATTTAGGTGCACTTTAACTTGTAAGTGGACTTTTCAGAATGAAGAAATTAGTAGATTAAGTCTCAGTTCTTGTATGGATGTCAACAGCAAACTAACCAATTTCCTGAGCACTTTATTCAGCATCTTTGTGTGGGTAAAAAGAGTTTGTGAAATAGCAAAATCTCCTCGCTTTTTCCAGTGTGTTCTGTCTTGTTCAACAGTCAGGTTCTGTCCTGTCTGACAGAGAAGCAGGAGATGTACAGTGGTTAATAGATTGTTGTGGGGTGGTTTGTTATCTGTGTGGTGAAGCCTAGGGTTAGAACTTTCCTAGGAAGACTCCAGATTCTTTATCTGCTGGAATAGTGAGGCACAATGAGTATAGTGACAAACACATGACTTCTCACCTTCTCTGCTCGGGTGGTTCAGTGAAAGATTATGGATCTGTAGTGAGTCTCTTTGAAGCAGTAAAGGTGGGAAGGAAGTTAGTAGAATCTGCATTCATCAATATCATAACCTGCTGAGATAGGTCTTAGTCTCTTGCTTAACATCAAAACCAATTtttacctatttttaaaaatacatttctttagGCATGAGATTTACATCTAAAGTTGGGACTGATAGTTTTTCTTAAAGCttggcagagcagcaggcagctaAGATACCTGTCTTCTAATGCAAAGATCAAAActaagtattttttcttcaacCAATAGAACAAAAAAGTTGGACCTGAGGTGAAATTGCAAGACCTGCAGACTCTGGAAGCTCCAGCCTCTTACATAGACTGCTCTTCTACAGGTGAGGACACAGAATAAGGCATGTGACAAGAAAATTCTGGAAATCTGAGAAGTTTCAGGGACAAATCTAAGGTGATTTGGAAAGAGGATCTTTGAAGTCAGAATCTAAAGATGTATAGGGCATAGAAAAGATGCACATGAGGTAGAAGAGAACATTGTAATGTGGGCTGGATGGGATATatcagaagagaagaaagaagtggttcctgagagaggaggagagaagggtTTGAAGGAGAGTGCGTTTGTAGATGCAAAGGTTGATGTATAAGACATGGAAGAGAATTAAGATAAGATGAAGTAGTGGGTTCCTCGCTGCAAGCCAGCAAATGTCTTTTTATGTCTGGAATTACCACCACCCCACTaacccaaattaaaaaaaaccccaaccaaccagccaaacaacaacaaaaaaacccaaagccccaacaaaccaaaccgATCTGCTACCTGGTTCACTTATCTCTTTACCTCTTAATTCTTCTGTAGAGGTTAGATATAGTGCAGACTTAGGTGATGCCAGCATGCAGCACATGCAGGAGGTTTTGTATATGCAGAGGTATTGGGAATGTCTGGTGCAATGCAGGTTCAAAAtcttttggttgggttttggtttttttttgtctttctcaccTTGGAAACTAGAGAAGCTTCAGTCTCATCTATTGTCTCCATTTACCGACTGACTTTACATGCAACGTGTTATGCTGGTGGTGTTCTTTTTATCACTAGGTGTGTCAGAAGTGCTGGTGAATTCTGAAGTGCAAAAGCCTTTTGATGACACTTCAGTGCTCCCTGAGGTACAAATTTAGTCTggaactttttttccctcttggtATTGTATGCATCTGTGTTTAGTTTAAAAGCCCCAGAGAGCTGTTTTATTAATATCCTGTAACTTAAAGTGGTTATAGTGACACTGCAACAGGTTGTAAGAGAGAGCTCTGCTTTAGTGGTTCCCGATAAATTGTTTCTGCCCTCCAGACCAAGGAACGGACTGATGAGCCTTTCAACACAGGAAGTTGACTTATTGGTGGGCTGCTGATCCATGTTTTCTGGGAAGAATTTGTGACTGCTTTTCTTTGGTTACCTGTTTTTGAGGGTGGGAGGAAACCTTAAGGTAATTCTTATTTGGAAAAAGCCAAGCACTTTGGTGCAGGTGCTTTGTCTAGTGCTCTCACTTTGAGGTGGACACTGGTGGGAATATGGGCTTCTACactctttctttgctgtgttaAATTGACAAATAGAATGGGGAGCAAAACCTCCTCATTTAGAGACTATGGATAGGATGCCAGGAAAATGTGGCTGGATAAGTACACTGGAGGGCTTCTGAGAATCACAGCAGAATTGAAATTTTTCAGAATCATACTGTCTTGTAATCAAGAGAGAAATAAGGGGATAGGAAGTTATAGTTATGGTCTAATCCTAAAGCCAGAATCTTTCATGCTGCAActtcagaactgaaatgaacagaaatgacCTGACAAATCCTCCTGTTATTAGAGAGCTACTATTTATTTCAATAGCCAGCTCAAAGAAGGGTATCCTTAAACTAAATGGGGAAAGCAGATACTTCACAGGATTCAAAGGAAAATTGAAACCTATTACTTTATTTTAGGCAAGAACAGATGCCTTTCCCAATGGAAGTGAGCAGTTTACTGAGGAAAGTTGTCCACCTGAAATTCTAGAATATcttgctgcagagaaacagaaagaactgTCAGGTTTGCTGCTGGAACTGAAAGAAGcccaagaagaaataaattttctgaaaaggCAGCTCAAGGGCCCAAATGGTCCAACTTCTACAGGTAACCAAACAGGAGAAGGTAATTCCCAGATACGGTTTCTTGAGGGGGAAGAACAAAAGGCTTCAGATACACAAAATGAGTTTGGCAGTAGCTCATTACTGAGAGAAATAGAAATTGGAGTGCTTCAGGAAACCAGAATCGATCTTCAAGAAGTGCCCCAGGGGAGTACTGTCCCCTGCAGAGAGGAGATAGAGGCAATGCAAGAGTCTACAGCAGATCCAGAGCCTGGCATCTCTCAATCTCAAGAACTGATCAAGTTGCAAAACCAAACTAGCGAACTGCAAATAGTTCTGCAGAAATCAGAAGAATCTTATAAGAAAGATCTAGgagaaaaagatgcagaaataaatagGCTTAACCAGTTGGCTgaggaatacagaaaaaaaatagaggattCTGACAGtgcattttgtgttttgattgAAGAACGAGATCAGCTCCTGTGTCAGATGAAGGAACTTTCTACCATAACAGAACTGAAAGAGCAAGTGAGGCAACTTGAGGACAATCTAgctctttcagaaaagcagagactGTCAGACAGTCAAAGCAGTCTTCTCAGAGAACAAATCCAGAGCCTTAGAAATGAATTTAAATCCAAGGAGATAAAAATTGAAGCTTTGCAAAAAGACTTGGATGAAGCACAACTTCAGCTTTCTGACCAGGACGTGCAACTAAAACGTCTGAGAAGCCAGATTGAGAAGAAAGAATGTGAAGTACTTGATCTAGAACAGCTTTTGAGGAAGAGTACAGCTGAGATAAAAGAACTTTGCCAAAACTTAGCCTCAAAGGGGCAAGAAGCAGCAAGTCTAGAACAGCTTGTTGCTGAACACACCAGCTCCATAGAGAGCCTGCAAAAAGCTTTGCTGGAGAAAGACCAACAGATGACAGAGATCAGTGTCAGCATGTCTGATAAAATGGTTCTGCTGAATGAAGAGAAATTTTCTCTAGGAAATGAGCTGAAGAGTCTGAAAGAGCAAAGGAGTCTGTTACTAAagtatcaggaagaaaaagaccaaaacatAGAAGCAAAAGATATATGTCTGAAATGTGGGACATCTGAGCACCAGTATGAGACAGAGGCAGTGTGTAAAGACACTGAGGTGTTAGTAAATAAAGTTGaacttctgaaaaaagaaaacgaGCAAGTAAAGCGGAAGTTGCAAGCAGCACTTGCTAACAGGAAGGAGCTTCTGAAGAAAGTTAGCAAACTGGAGAATGAGTTAGTACACTTGCAAAGAGAACATGAATTGGAACCCTCAGTGACTCAAGCAgctgaaggggaagaaaattCAACAAGTGTGATAAGCAGAGAAGTGAATATTGGAAACCAGCCCAGTATAGATTATCTAAgtcagctgctttctgaaaaggaatCTGAGTTGCAGAGCATCCGGAAAGACCTGCGAGATAAAGAAACAACTGAAGCACAATTGCAGGCAGTGATTGAGGAGATGAGGCGAAGCTTGCAAGGTAGGACAAACATTGTTCCAGTTAAAGATGAAATCATGGGGAGTCAGACAATTGCTGACAAAAATGTTGAGACCAATAAAAGCCCAaaagataatgaagaaaatgaaaaaaatacttcagaagttaaaaatcttgaagaaaaccaaaagtcTGCTCTGAAAGAGAGAATTTCAGCTcttgaacaagaaaaagaacaacttcAAAAAAAACTTCAGGAAGCTCTGGCATCTCGCAAAGACACTATAAAAAAAGCTCAAGAAAAAGACAGGCATCACAGAGAACagctgaaacagcagaaagatgaTTACAACATCCTACAAGAAAAATTTgataagcaaagcaaagagaaagagagcatCCAAGCTCAGCTCAGACAACTCCAAGAACAGAAAGGATCAAGAGAGAGTGTTCTTTTAAATCCAGGAGGGTTGGATTCTTCatgcacagaagcagaaaatacaacaaataacAAGCTTGTACAAGTTGCAGATGTttctggggaagaggaaaaacttgaaaaattgtggatgaagaaggaagaattgGAATATAATCTTAGCCATATGCAAAGTGAACTTGCTTGCAAATCAGAATTAGTCTTTCATTTGCAAGAGCACACAGCACAGTTGTTTCTGGAGATAGAAAGGCTGAAGAGAACCTCTGATCAAGCTGAGGCTAAAGCAGCAAGTCTTCAGGCAGAATTGGAGATGAGTCGAGCAAAAATTTCGAGAGAGGGCAGTCTGGAAGACCTGAAAACACTTATACACaaaaaggatgaagaaattGAATTTCTTAATTTGCAGTTAAGGGAGAAAAGTGAGGCTCTCAGTAATGTGCAGGCACAGTTGCTGGAAAAAGAGGATTCAGTCAAGAAACTATGTAGTCAATTGGAAACTCAAGCTCAGGTACATGAGGAGCAAAGCAAGCGACTGCAAACAGAGTTACTTGAAATTCAGGAGAAGCAAGATGATCGTGCAGAAGCAGCTAAACAGAAGAATCAAATGCAGAGAAAGTTGCAAGCTGCACTTATCTCTAGAAAAGAGGCACTAAAGGAGAGCAGATCTCTAAAAGAGGAGCTGGCTAATGCAAAAATTACTATTGAAAATCTTTGTGTCAAGTTGACAAATATGGAAAGCCAAATATGTGGCCACGTTAAAGAAAGGGATACTTTAACAGAAAAGTTAGCAGGCCTCACTGAAGAGCGAGAAAAACTTATTGCAGAAGTTGATAAAGTACTTACAGAAAATCAGAATCTTGATGGATGCTGTAAAAACCTGACATTTACTCTGGATAAAGTTGTTTTAgagaaggagaagctggagaaggagatggGATCCTTGAAATGCTTTCAAGCTGCTGAGTGTTCTGAGTGGCATGAGAAATACAGGGAGCTTcagaaagaatatgaaactCTCCTGCAGTCCTATGAGAATGTGAGTAATGAGGCTGAGCGGATTCAGCATGTTTTGGAAACTGTTAGgcaggaaaaacaggaaatcTTCATTAAGTTGAAAAGCGttgaagcaaaaaaagaagaaacagataaGCAGCTACAGGAAGCTGGACAAGAAATTGATggaatgaaggagaaaatgaggaaatttGCAAAATCAAAGCAGCTAAAGATCCTGGAACTAGAGGAGGAGAATGAGAAGCTTAGAGCAGAGAtgcattttacagatggagaGCCACACAGGACTGTAGATGTCGTTACAAACGCTAACATGAAAGAAGATCTGGAGAGCTCTAGGAGGGATTACCAGTCTCTTTCTACTCAGCTTGAGACAGTAATGGCTGAAAAGAAGTCTCTTAGTCAAGAGATCACAGACTTAAAGCGTCAGTTGCAGTTAGCAGAATCTAagctgaaggaaagcagagaactgTTAGACAAGTATGTTTCTCAGAAGACAAtagaggaagaaacaaatgagGCAGTTCTCACACCACCACCAGTGGAGAGGACTGAAAATCAAGTGGACATAAGTTTTAGACCAGAGTCGtctcctgcagagctggaacAAAATGCAATTGGAGGTAGTAGTACTTGTGAAGATCTTGGTACCTACATACAGCAGATAGCTGAGCTCACAAAGCGAATCACGGAACTAGAAGATAATAGGAGGGCTTCAGAGCAACAGCTGGATGACATCCACGTGTGTGCTGAGACTTTAGCAGGTGAGAAAAGGGCTTTAGAGACCCAAATGGAAGAGAAAGTCCATGAATTGAATGCTTTTCAGGACACAGTTGCAAAGATGGAACAAACAGTCCAAAAAGCCAAAGATGACCTCATCAGGATGACAGAACTGAAGGACACACTACAGGCTGAGAAGGATGATTTGGAAGAAAGGCTCATGAATCAACTGGCAGAACTTAATGGCAGTATTGGAAACTATCAGCAGGATGCAAAAGACTTGCAGATCAAAAATGAGCAACTGCAACATGAGCTTCAGGGTTTGCAGAGAATGGTGCATGaactggaggaggagaaatgtcAGATGGCAAAGGAGAACAGTAAAGCaagttcagaaaagcaaaaggaatttgTAGAAAAGTTAAAATGCAGTTGGAGGGGAGACAGCAGCACATATGTAAAGGAACTTCAGgaactgctgaaacagaaacagcaggagattaagcagctgcagaaggactGTATtaaaagccaggaaaagaaCAGTAGTTTAGAAAGAACTGTTAAAGCTCTGGAATTTCTGCAGAGTGAGTCTCAGAAAGAGATAGAAGCAGCCAAGGAGACTTTAGCTAAAGCAGTTCAAGACACTAAGAAAGCCCAGGCAGAACTTGCTCTCTGCAGAGTAGTACTGGATGACACCCAGAGTGAGGCAGCAAGGGTTCTAGCAGAGAGTGCCAAAGTGAAAGAAGAGTTGCAGGCAAACAAAGAGaatattaaaattcaaatgaagaaaaaagatgaagactTTGAGAGAAGactggagcaggaaaaagacaagcactcaaaagaaattaaaagtgtggaagaaaagctagcagctttgcagagggaGAAGGACTACCTGGAAACGACTGTTTGTGATCTTCAAAACTCATTGAAGACAAAGGATCAAGAAGCCAAGCAATTGG
The window above is part of the Strigops habroptila isolate Jane chromosome 3, bStrHab1.2.pri, whole genome shotgun sequence genome. Proteins encoded here:
- the GOLGB1 gene encoding golgin subfamily B member 1 isoform X10, whose translation is MLSRLSGLASSVLQELSGDDGDAVTEAGDSVTESSIPVKAVEPEAGSMEEAPEELLERLAQTEKLVVQLKDLIREKDALLQQKETVLKEEREAADAKLMKLKLQAKAKLASLNKRIEELAEKGSPLPAQTLPEEQVCPKCQNNQNTSERHREEAEALQELLREREETVQDLQEQLALAKVNLKDAEIKYATQLSSLEEVIQEKEALLEEQVHQHQAELLKIVAQSDLEVEVQQNLRTLQRKLEEQEAALLGRTQVVELLQQELSTAEQQNQTLIGQCQKMEVDLSSLRDVLEAERQQSRDLREKMELELAERKRSSHCLQEEVQCLSEQLEEARRAQTELEAKCKDLEQEQRLEVEEKNLQISCLRVAEQELQSSHAALVAENDRLKQDVDRLLVLSANNSATIQKLQDELVQKSEEFVCCQNELKSQSVVQVSKLEKQDETTSQEKIIDQEDQKGTSLLPTENLGRQEAEGEIPNFQLVLQEPQQGAVMVTENAKQNKKVGPEVKLQDLQTLEAPASYIDCSSTGVSEVLVNSEVQKPFDDTSVLPEARTDAFPNGSEQFTEESCPPEILEYLAAEKQKELSGLLLELKEAQEEINFLKRQLKGPNGPTSTGNQTGEGNSQIRFLEGEEQKASDTQNEFGSSSLLREIEIGVLQETRIDLQEVPQGSTVPCREEIEAMQESTADPEPGISQSQELIKLQNQTSELQIVLQKSEESYKKDLGEKDAEINRLNQLAEEYRKKIEDSDSAFCVLIEERDQLLCQMKELSTITELKEQVRQLEDNLALSEKQRLSDSQSSLLREQIQSLRNEFKSKEIKIEALQKDLDEAQLQLSDQDVQLKRLRSQIEKKECEVLDLEQLLRKSTAEIKELCQNLASKGQEAASLEQLVAEHTSSIESLQKALLEKDQQMTEISVSMSDKMVLLNEEKFSLGNELKSLKEQRSLLLKYQEEKDQNIEAKDICLKCGTSEHQYETEAVCKDTEVLVNKVELLKKENEQVKRKLQAALANRKELLKKVSKLENELVHLQREHELEPSVTQAAEGEENSTSVISREVNIGNQPSIDYLSQLLSEKESELQSIRKDLRDKETTEAQLQAVIEEMRRSLQGRTNIVPVKDEIMGSQTIADKNVETNKSPKDNEENEKNTSEVKNLEENQKSALKERISALEQEKEQLQKKLQEALASRKDTIKKAQEKDRHHREQLKQQKDDYNILQEKFDKQSKEKESIQAQLRQLQEQKGSRESVLLNPGGLDSSCTEAENTTNNKLVQVADVSGEEEKLEKLWMKKEELEYNLSHMQSELACKSELVFHLQEHTAQLFLEIERLKRTSDQAEAKAASLQAELEMSRAKISREGSLEDLKTLIHKKDEEIEFLNLQLREKSEALSNVQAQLLEKEDSVKKLCSQLETQAQVHEEQSKRLQTELLEIQEKQDDRAEAAKQKNQMQRKLQAALISRKEALKESRSLKEELANAKITIENLCVKLTNMESQICGHVKERDTLTEKLAGLTEEREKLIAEVDKVLTENQNLDGCCKNLTFTLDKVVLEKEKLEKEMGSLKCFQAAECSEWHEKYRELQKEYETLLQSYENVSNEAERIQHVLETVRQEKQEIFIKLKSVEAKKEETDKQLQEAGQEIDGMKEKMRKFAKSKQLKILELEEENEKLRAEMHFTDGEPHRTVDVVTNANMKEDLESSRRDYQSLSTQLETVMAEKKSLSQEITDLKRQLQLAESKLKESRELLDKYVSQKTIEEETNEAVLTPPPVERTENQVDISFRPESSPAELEQNAIGGSSTCEDLGTYIQQIAELTKRITELEDNRRASEQQLDDIHVCAETLAGEKRALETQMEEKVHELNAFQDTVAKMEQTVQKAKDDLIRMTELKDTLQAEKDDLEERLMNQLAELNGSIGNYQQDAKDLQIKNEQLQHELQGLQRMVHELEEEKCQMAKENSKASSEKQKEFVEKLKCSWRGDSSTYVKELQELLKQKQQEIKQLQKDCIKSQEKNSSLERTVKALEFLQSESQKEIEAAKETLAKAVQDTKKAQAELALCRVVLDDTQSEAARVLAESAKVKEELQANKENIKIQMKKKDEDFERRLEQEKDKHSKEIKSVEEKLAALQREKDYLETTVCDLQNSLKTKDQEAKQLEGNLNKTLAQLAAFTRSMSSLQDDRDRVIDESKTWEKKFTETIQKKEEEIRSKEETCVALKDQMKQMTIHVEELQTHISRLERNKKDWESESGKEIQHHQKTCEMLEEEKKELLTQLEGSQKLYSKSQNEQQKLESEISSLRDQLADLQNFFTKCESVREELGSMVKQQEASIQNFKFTCEQLEGDLQASKDLTNKLYEEISAKDQKIISLLSAKEEAVMAALSELQQLHSEEMNELEQRLHKEEEDKKALENEKNKFLDKLDCLTEKMKISREESKQQKAQLDSFTKSMLSLQDDRDRILRDYKQLEERHLTIILEKDQLIQEAAAENNKLKEEIRSFHSRMDDLNSENAKLKAELVRYREDLNQVISIKDCQQKQLLKTQLQRSQTLEKEKVIIEIQLKESEHVQDDLRKCMEALREDKVSMLQEIETLTSSLSQVQNEVTALREGSPIMDYQAQLKAREEEAQELTHKLSLSHKRITELEAELVSVQRDAAKRVGEAEDRLRKELKHLHHDAGIMRNETETAEERVAELARDLMEMEQKLLAVTDENKDLRAQIQSFGKSMSSLQDSWDQANEELHVLKQKYSADLEEQKTLVQNLQKEVIHLQEEQHFTARDRDTARSELAELQKATEERGLLAEIGKLNQKLRAKDDELLQLSSELESSSDQIKSFSKAMASLQNERDCLLNELKTRKIEEAKQKAEGSTSTAPSEVQSLKKALSSLQNDRDRVVRELKNLQQQYILIGVESAENSRLKAQLQEYQQEADKQRCLQEQLKQESISYQQEIHQLRQEKTTWEKQNSSIKEQYLMVIAEKDKQLSHLQRIMQEMGRPLNKSQVVEEQYQTKISSETLRGDFSSLETETKHLQAQLSDSLKELHQKELRIQQLNSKELFATDAAPGAPQEKNEPQRGSYTPELQELQLRLSETEHLHSSTKQDMRYLEEQLEEERDRRLAVEEVLSAAQDQIRRLQSSEWTSSLSASIDVTPSQEHSLLIDSMDNFSKTRNILGLRRLLRSLFRSRTHLPLLVAMYLLALHVLLFLCFTGHL